In Tepidimicrobium xylanilyticum, one DNA window encodes the following:
- the nikC gene encoding nickel transporter permease, which produces MDKFTFLKVAKYKLKQLRYYIYLLNRNRLTQIAFYIVICLFLTAIFSPVISPYPEHITEEANASNKLLKPSSEHLFGTDELGRDIFSRVLYGTRVSLTTAVLSVGLALLIGVPLGAIAGTIGGWIDEVIMRITDMFLSFPPLLLAIAMVALVGPGLGNAMVAIALSWWPWYTRLVRGQAISMKERKFVQAAETIGTSTWKIIFKHILPNTISPVIVQASMDMGGVILTIASLSFLGLGAQAPTPEWGLMISISRNYFPDAWWYSIFPGMAIFITVLVFNLLGDGLREILDPKTREN; this is translated from the coding sequence ATGGACAAATTTACATTCTTAAAAGTAGCTAAATACAAGTTAAAGCAATTGAGGTACTACATATACTTATTAAATAGAAATAGGCTTACTCAAATAGCTTTTTATATAGTAATCTGTTTGTTTTTAACAGCTATTTTCTCACCAGTTATAAGTCCTTATCCTGAGCATATAACTGAAGAAGCAAATGCATCTAATAAGCTTTTAAAGCCTTCTTCAGAACATTTGTTTGGAACAGATGAATTAGGACGGGATATATTTAGCAGAGTCTTGTATGGTACCAGAGTTTCACTCACTACAGCTGTATTGTCGGTAGGATTGGCTTTACTAATTGGAGTACCACTAGGTGCTATTGCTGGAACTATAGGTGGGTGGATAGATGAAGTAATTATGAGAATTACAGATATGTTTTTAAGTTTTCCACCACTATTATTAGCTATAGCAATGGTAGCATTAGTTGGACCAGGTTTGGGTAATGCAATGGTAGCTATAGCCTTGTCTTGGTGGCCTTGGTATACAAGACTAGTCAGGGGTCAGGCTATTTCAATGAAGGAAAGAAAATTTGTACAAGCTGCAGAAACAATTGGAACCTCTACTTGGAAGATTATCTTTAAACATATTCTCCCTAATACTATTTCTCCTGTTATTGTACAAGCTTCAATGGATATGGGCGGAGTAATTTTGACAATAGCATCCCTTAGTTTTCTCGGTCTAGGTGCTCAAGCACCTACTCCAGAATGGGGTCTTATGATAAGTATAAGTAGAAACTATTTTCCTGATGCATGGTGGTACAGCATTTTCCCCGGTATGGCAATTTTCATTACTGTATTAGTTTTTAATCTATTAGGTGATGGATTAAGAGAAATATTAGACCCAAAAACCAGAGAGAATTAA
- a CDS encoding ABC transporter permease, which yields MKRYILKRVLLSIAVLLGVITITFIIARIIPSDPAAKWVGPRATPEQIKAAEEELGLNDPLPVQYINYLKDLAKGDLGKSLRTHRPVTDDLKTFVPPTLELVLLAFIIAIIIGIPLGIYSAKKKDQLLDHISRLFSIGAVSLPTFWVAMILQLIFYKKLGLFPIGGRVSMETAVLYELPNVTGMLILDCILTGHWFILKDVIWHIVLPCITIALYPIGLVARMTRSALLEILNEDYITAARSYGLKERLVLWRYALKNTLGATATVVTLSLGYTLVNTFLVETIFSWPGLGNYVATSVVTLDYPAILGVTIFAAACYIILNLIADIIIALDPRVRL from the coding sequence ATGAAACGATATATTTTAAAAAGAGTTCTTTTAAGCATAGCTGTATTATTAGGAGTAATTACAATTACATTTATAATAGCTAGAATCATTCCCTCTGATCCAGCTGCTAAATGGGTAGGACCAAGAGCAACTCCAGAGCAAATAAAGGCAGCTGAAGAAGAATTGGGTTTAAACGATCCTCTACCTGTTCAGTATATTAACTATTTAAAAGATTTAGCAAAAGGTGATTTGGGAAAATCACTAAGAACCCATAGACCCGTAACTGACGATTTAAAAACATTTGTTCCACCCACTTTAGAACTGGTATTGTTAGCATTTATTATTGCTATAATAATTGGAATTCCATTAGGCATATATTCGGCTAAAAAGAAAGACCAGTTACTAGATCATATAAGCAGGCTATTTTCTATTGGTGCAGTGTCTCTACCTACATTTTGGGTAGCCATGATCCTTCAGCTTATTTTTTATAAAAAGCTGGGGTTGTTTCCAATAGGAGGCAGAGTGAGCATGGAGACTGCAGTTTTATATGAACTACCAAATGTAACAGGTATGCTGATATTAGATTGCATCTTAACGGGGCATTGGTTTATTTTGAAGGATGTAATATGGCATATAGTATTACCTTGTATAACAATTGCTTTGTATCCTATTGGTTTAGTAGCTAGAATGACTCGATCTGCATTGTTAGAGATATTGAATGAAGATTATATTACTGCTGCTAGGTCTTATGGATTAAAAGAAAGATTAGTATTATGGAGATATGCATTGAAGAATACCCTAGGAGCTACTGCAACAGTAGTAACTCTTTCATTAGGATATACTTTAGTAAATACATTTTTAGTAGAAACAATTTTTAGCTGGCCTGGATTAGGAAATTACGTTGCCACATCCGTAGTAACTCTTGATTATCCTGCTATATTAGGTGTTACTATTTTTGCAGCAGCTTGTTATATAATATTAAATCTTATAGCAGATATAATAATTGCCTTAGACCCAAGAGTAAGATTGTAG
- a CDS encoding ABC transporter substrate-binding protein produces MKKRSLMFFLVLVMVLSLLSGCKSNNTNTQTGSSERTGDRRIAYYAFNSEPYIDLDPSVEYSNGLIVLHNVYETLTRYDHKEEIVKPLLAESWTSNDDGTKWTFHIREGVKFHDGADLDAEAVKKSIDRTIEMKMGASFIWDSVESINVVDKYTIEFVLKYPAPIDLIASSSYAAFIISPNAVENDSQWFNDGNCAGTGPYKIQKITKGEEVILEKFDDYWQGWKDNQYTNVIIKKVAESSARRQLLETGEAQIAAAFSVTDLQALREKNDLEVVDAATWRNVIGFFNTEKEPLNNVDFRRALAYAFPYDETITEIKEGLAVQSYGLIPKGLWGHDESLPQYECDLDKAKEYLEKSGVDTNGLKLEMTFTAGTEAYRNFAQLYKINLQKLGIELEIREMSWDNVWEKSKNTNPEDRQDILVMNWWPDYASPLSWVQSLVQSEESILFNLSYIKDDNLDKMVADVERYTATDRDKAQELIIDIQREVIDKAYFLHIYDDMTSWVIDKNFKGFESNPAYEYVVFFYDTYFEE; encoded by the coding sequence ATGAAAAAAAGAAGTTTGATGTTCTTTTTAGTACTGGTGATGGTATTAAGTTTATTGTCGGGATGTAAAAGTAACAATACTAATACTCAAACAGGTTCAAGTGAAAGAACAGGTGATAGAAGAATTGCTTATTATGCTTTTAACTCTGAACCTTATATAGACCTAGATCCAAGTGTTGAGTATTCAAATGGACTAATTGTTTTGCATAATGTATATGAAACTTTAACTAGATATGACCATAAGGAAGAAATAGTAAAACCACTATTAGCAGAATCCTGGACTTCTAATGACGATGGAACAAAGTGGACATTTCATATAAGAGAAGGGGTTAAGTTCCACGACGGTGCAGATTTAGATGCAGAGGCTGTTAAAAAATCAATTGATAGAACCATAGAAATGAAAATGGGAGCTTCTTTTATTTGGGATAGTGTAGAAAGCATCAATGTAGTAGATAAATACACTATAGAATTTGTATTAAAATATCCAGCACCTATTGATTTGATAGCATCTTCTTCATATGCAGCATTCATTATATCGCCTAATGCTGTTGAAAATGACAGTCAATGGTTTAACGATGGTAATTGTGCTGGAACAGGACCTTACAAAATTCAAAAAATAACAAAAGGTGAAGAAGTTATATTGGAAAAGTTTGATGATTATTGGCAAGGGTGGAAAGATAATCAATATACTAATGTAATAATTAAAAAAGTAGCTGAAAGTTCAGCAAGAAGGCAGTTACTTGAAACAGGAGAAGCTCAAATAGCCGCAGCATTTTCAGTAACAGACTTACAAGCTCTACGAGAAAAAAATGATTTGGAAGTTGTAGATGCAGCTACTTGGAGAAATGTTATTGGTTTCTTTAATACAGAGAAGGAACCTTTAAATAATGTAGACTTTAGAAGAGCATTAGCATATGCATTTCCATATGATGAGACTATAACAGAGATAAAGGAAGGACTAGCTGTACAATCATATGGTTTAATTCCTAAAGGATTATGGGGACATGATGAAAGCTTACCTCAATATGAATGTGATTTGGACAAAGCAAAAGAATATCTAGAAAAATCAGGTGTAGATACTAACGGTTTAAAATTGGAAATGACCTTTACTGCCGGTACAGAAGCTTATAGAAATTTTGCTCAACTATATAAAATAAACCTTCAAAAATTAGGAATTGAGCTGGAAATAAGGGAAATGAGCTGGGATAACGTTTGGGAAAAATCAAAGAACACAAATCCAGAAGACAGGCAAGATATATTGGTCATGAATTGGTGGCCTGACTATGCTAGCCCATTGAGTTGGGTACAAAGTCTTGTTCAATCAGAGGAAAGTATATTATTTAATTTGTCATACATTAAAGATGATAATTTGGACAAAATGGTAGCAGATGTTGAAAGATATACTGCAACCGATAGAGATAAAGCACAGGAACTGATTATAGATATTCAAAGGGAAGTAATAGATAAAGCATATTTTCTACACATTTATGATGATATGACTTCATGGGTTATCGATAAGAATTTTAAGGGGTTTGAATCAAATCCAGCTTATGAGTATGTGGTGTTTTTCTATGACACATATTTTGAGGAGTGA
- a CDS encoding dipeptide ABC transporter ATP-binding protein translates to MAYFQIKDLKVYHNTFEGKKKVLDIDSIEIEKGKTYGVVGESGAGKTVLALSILGLLQCPPGEISTGEILLNGENLLDKSVEEMQKNIRGKKISMIFQDPMSTLNPVYTVGYQLTQVIKANKGLNNKDAKKEAIKMIQTVKLPDPEDVYNKYPHQLSGGQRQRIIIALALVCGAELIIADEPTRNLDVTIQANILKLLKELQKEFNVTVLFISNNLSLVSIFCDDVGILYKGKIVEQGPVREIIDSPKDEYTKLLIESVTMKADHEKKKNTKQKILLDVQNLKKYFPIDDGFLTSAKTFVKAVDGVDLQIKEGEVLGIVGESGCGKSTLVNTILNLYEPTSGKVYFDGKDIFGLDKKESKKIKKNVQIVFQDPYWSLNPRWLVKDIIAEPIKVHEKLSNKELLEKVFGLLDMVGLDKDSAYKYPHEFSGGQRQRIAIARALAVSPKLVVLDEPTSSIDVFSQAQILSLLMELKEKFKLTNILISHDLGVVHKMSDNIAVMYLGKVVEYGNANEIFANPLHPYTRALFNSIPSLEFNGVEELHTIEGNVPSAINPPSGCRFHTRCPNCMEKCKESIPEAINYSDGHMISCFLYEG, encoded by the coding sequence TTGGCATATTTTCAAATTAAGGATTTAAAAGTTTATCATAATACCTTTGAAGGGAAAAAGAAGGTATTGGATATCGATTCAATTGAGATAGAAAAAGGAAAAACTTATGGTGTAGTTGGAGAGAGTGGTGCAGGGAAAACTGTACTAGCTCTTTCAATTCTCGGATTGTTACAATGTCCACCAGGAGAAATTAGTACTGGAGAGATATTGTTGAATGGTGAAAATTTATTAGATAAAAGCGTGGAAGAAATGCAGAAAAATATCAGAGGGAAAAAGATCTCCATGATTTTTCAGGACCCTATGTCTACTTTAAATCCAGTATATACCGTAGGATATCAGTTAACCCAAGTAATAAAAGCAAATAAGGGGCTGAATAACAAAGATGCAAAAAAGGAAGCAATAAAGATGATCCAAACTGTCAAATTACCAGATCCAGAGGATGTGTATAATAAATATCCTCATCAGCTTAGTGGTGGGCAAAGGCAGAGGATAATAATTGCACTAGCATTAGTTTGTGGTGCTGAATTAATTATAGCAGACGAACCCACTAGAAATTTGGATGTAACCATTCAGGCTAATATATTAAAGCTTCTAAAAGAGTTACAGAAAGAGTTTAATGTTACCGTATTATTCATTTCAAATAATTTAAGCTTAGTTTCTATATTCTGTGATGATGTAGGAATACTCTATAAGGGAAAAATAGTTGAACAGGGGCCTGTACGAGAAATTATAGATAGCCCTAAAGATGAATATACAAAATTATTAATAGAATCGGTTACAATGAAAGCCGACCATGAAAAGAAGAAAAATACGAAACAGAAGATTCTATTGGATGTTCAAAATCTTAAGAAATACTTCCCTATAGACGATGGATTTTTAACATCAGCCAAAACATTTGTAAAAGCTGTAGACGGAGTTGACTTACAGATAAAAGAAGGGGAGGTTCTAGGGATAGTAGGAGAATCGGGATGCGGAAAATCTACTTTGGTGAATACTATTTTAAACCTTTACGAACCAACTTCTGGAAAAGTCTATTTTGATGGTAAAGATATTTTTGGATTAGATAAAAAAGAATCAAAAAAAATAAAAAAGAATGTTCAGATTGTTTTTCAAGACCCATATTGGTCCCTAAATCCTAGATGGCTTGTTAAAGATATTATAGCTGAGCCAATAAAAGTGCATGAAAAATTAAGCAATAAAGAGCTGCTGGAAAAAGTATTTGGGCTTTTAGACATGGTAGGATTGGATAAAGATTCAGCATATAAATACCCTCACGAATTTAGTGGTGGGCAGAGACAAAGAATAGCTATTGCAAGGGCTCTAGCTGTGAGTCCAAAGCTAGTTGTATTAGATGAGCCAACTTCATCGATAGATGTTTTTTCTCAAGCTCAAATTTTAAGTTTATTAATGGAATTAAAGGAAAAATTCAAATTGACAAATATTCTTATTTCTCATGACTTAGGTGTGGTGCATAAGATGTCTGATAATATTGCTGTAATGTATTTAGGGAAAGTAGTAGAATATGGAAATGCCAATGAAATATTTGCAAACCCTCTTCATCCATATACTAGGGCTCTGTTTAATTCAATACCATCTTTAGAGTTTAATGGGGTAGAGGAGCTTCATACTATTGAGGGCAATGTACCTAGTGCTATAAACCCTCCAAGTGGATGTAGATTCCATACAAGATGTCCAAATTGCATGGAAAAATGTAAGGAAAGCATTCCGGAAGCAATAAATTATAGTGATGGACATATGATATCATGTTTTCTTTATGAGGGGTGA
- the purH gene encoding bifunctional phosphoribosylaminoimidazolecarboxamide formyltransferase/IMP cyclohydrolase translates to MKRALISVYDKRGVVQLARELVSLGWEIISTGGTGKILRNEDIPFRDIKEITNFPEILDGRVKTLHPHIHGGILYKRDEEEHKRILKKLDIGSIDLVVNNLYPFEDTIKKEGISHEEVIENIDIGGPAMIRAAAKNYKYITVVIDPSDYGRVLKELRTRGETSLDLRRELARKVFQYTAYYDSLIANYFNCLNNVEFPDIITIPFKDKQELRYGENPHQKAAFYKEYNNLDGTIAAAIQLHGKELSFNNINDGNGALEILKEFDEPTVVAVKHANPCGIGSGKDLLEAYVKAYECDKISIFGGIIAVNRIVDEEVAKRINEIFIEIVMAPDYTQKALEVLATKKNIRILKVPNIMKNDYASYDIKKVLGGVLIQQRNRDLLGQELKVVTKRKPTEKEMEDLIFGWKAVKGVKSNGVLLAKDKATIGIGGGEVNRVWAVKAAIERAGDKAKGSVLASDGFFPFKDSVEALAKAGVTAIIQPGGSLRDQESIEEADKNGMVMIFTGMRHFKH, encoded by the coding sequence ATGAAAAGGGCATTGATAAGCGTTTATGACAAGAGAGGGGTTGTCCAGTTAGCAAGGGAGTTGGTAAGCTTAGGCTGGGAAATAATATCAACTGGAGGAACTGGTAAGATTCTAAGGAACGAAGATATTCCTTTTAGAGATATAAAAGAAATTACTAATTTCCCTGAAATATTAGATGGTAGGGTTAAAACCCTCCACCCCCATATCCACGGAGGGATTTTATATAAGAGAGATGAAGAAGAACATAAAAGGATTTTAAAGAAATTAGACATCGGCTCCATAGATTTGGTGGTAAACAATTTATATCCCTTTGAAGATACCATTAAGAAGGAAGGCATAAGCCATGAGGAGGTCATAGAGAATATAGATATAGGCGGTCCTGCTATGATAAGGGCTGCTGCTAAAAATTATAAATATATTACTGTGGTTATAGACCCTTCAGATTATGGTAGGGTATTGAAGGAATTGAGAACAAGGGGAGAAACCTCTCTGGATTTAAGACGGGAATTAGCAAGAAAGGTATTCCAGTATACAGCCTATTATGATTCATTGATAGCTAATTATTTTAATTGCTTAAATAATGTGGAATTTCCTGACATCATAACTATACCCTTTAAAGATAAACAGGAGTTGCGATATGGAGAGAATCCCCATCAGAAGGCAGCATTCTACAAGGAATACAACAATTTAGATGGTACAATTGCTGCTGCCATTCAACTACATGGAAAGGAATTATCATTCAACAATATAAACGATGGAAATGGAGCTCTGGAGATATTAAAGGAATTTGATGAGCCAACGGTAGTAGCTGTAAAACATGCTAACCCTTGCGGTATAGGCAGCGGAAAGGACTTGTTAGAAGCTTATGTAAAAGCCTATGAATGCGATAAGATTTCGATATTCGGTGGAATAATTGCAGTTAACAGGATAGTAGATGAAGAAGTGGCAAAGAGGATAAATGAAATATTCATTGAAATAGTAATGGCTCCTGATTATACACAAAAAGCTCTAGAGGTTTTAGCTACTAAGAAAAATATAAGGATACTTAAGGTTCCAAATATTATGAAAAATGACTACGCCAGTTACGATATAAAAAAGGTTCTTGGAGGTGTACTAATTCAACAAAGAAATCGAGATCTACTGGGCCAAGAGCTAAAAGTGGTTACTAAAAGGAAGCCTACTGAAAAAGAAATGGAGGATTTAATATTCGGATGGAAGGCGGTAAAAGGGGTAAAATCCAATGGAGTATTATTGGCCAAGGATAAGGCTACTATAGGTATTGGGGGAGGAGAGGTAAATCGGGTATGGGCTGTAAAAGCTGCCATTGAAAGGGCAGGAGATAAGGCAAAGGGTTCGGTTTTAGCTTCTGATGGATTTTTCCCATTTAAGGATTCAGTTGAGGCCTTAGCCAAGGCAGGGGTAACAGCTATAATTCAGCCAGGAGGATCCTTAAGGGATCAGGAATCAATAGAGGAAGCGGATAAAAATGGCATGGTCATGATATTTACTGGAATGCGGCATTTTAAACATTAG
- the purD gene encoding phosphoribosylamine--glycine ligase, which produces MKVLVLGSGGREHALCWKLAESKKVSKVYCAPGNGGTKEIAQNIDIEPEDIEKLMEFVLKERIDLTIVGPENPLVMGIVDRFKEKGLRIFGANKKSAQLEGSKSYAKEFMEKYNIPTAKYKRFTDSQEAINELDSFNYPLVIKADGLCLGKGVVICNSREEAIVCISDFMEDRVFGASGETIIIEEFLEGVEASLLCFVSKGKLIPMESAKDYKQIYEGDTGPNTGGVGCFSPNPLFTEELERDVEEKILNRIELGLEEEKLDYDGILFIGLMITESGPKVLEFNVRFGDPETEVLMPRLESDLVDIIEKTLDGDLKKEDLIWKSEKCVTVVATSKGYPGKYEKGKGITGLKDVDKNIVVFHNGTIEKDGMIYTNGGRVISVTALGNTLEEARDIIYKNLGIIKFDGMYYRRDIAKIEYLPIK; this is translated from the coding sequence ATGAAGGTTTTAGTTCTAGGAAGTGGTGGTAGAGAACATGCCCTATGCTGGAAATTGGCTGAATCCAAAAAGGTAAGCAAGGTATACTGTGCTCCCGGCAATGGAGGAACTAAAGAAATAGCTCAAAATATAGATATAGAACCGGAGGATATAGAAAAGTTAATGGAATTTGTATTAAAGGAAAGAATAGATCTAACCATAGTGGGTCCAGAAAATCCTCTAGTAATGGGAATTGTGGATAGATTTAAGGAAAAGGGACTGAGAATATTTGGAGCTAATAAAAAATCAGCCCAGTTGGAAGGCTCTAAAAGCTATGCAAAGGAGTTTATGGAGAAATATAATATTCCCACTGCTAAATATAAAAGGTTTACGGATAGTCAAGAGGCCATTAATGAACTAGATAGTTTCAATTATCCCTTGGTAATAAAGGCGGATGGCCTCTGTCTAGGCAAGGGTGTTGTAATTTGCAATTCAAGGGAAGAGGCTATCGTTTGTATAAGCGACTTTATGGAGGATAGGGTATTTGGGGCCAGTGGTGAAACCATCATAATAGAAGAATTCTTAGAAGGGGTTGAAGCCTCACTTCTTTGTTTTGTATCTAAAGGAAAACTAATTCCTATGGAAAGCGCTAAAGATTATAAGCAGATATATGAAGGGGATACGGGACCAAATACTGGTGGTGTAGGCTGTTTTTCTCCCAATCCATTGTTTACTGAGGAATTGGAAAGGGATGTAGAAGAGAAAATATTGAATAGGATTGAATTAGGCTTAGAAGAAGAGAAATTAGATTACGATGGGATACTCTTTATTGGGTTGATGATTACCGAATCTGGGCCTAAAGTATTGGAATTTAACGTTAGGTTTGGAGACCCAGAAACAGAAGTATTAATGCCAAGGCTTGAATCAGATCTAGTAGATATTATAGAAAAAACATTAGATGGGGACTTGAAAAAAGAAGATCTAATTTGGAAAAGTGAAAAGTGTGTAACCGTAGTGGCTACATCTAAAGGCTACCCTGGAAAATACGAAAAAGGGAAGGGGATTACAGGCCTTAAAGATGTGGATAAAAATATAGTGGTATTCCATAATGGAACTATTGAAAAGGATGGAATGATTTATACTAATGGTGGTAGGGTGATCTCGGTTACTGCTTTAGGAAATACTTTAGAAGAGGCTAGGGATATAATATATAAAAACCTAGGTATAATTAAATTTGATGGTATGTATTATAGAAGGGATATAGCAAAAATAGAATATCTTCCGATAAAGTAG
- the purN gene encoding phosphoribosylglycinamide formyltransferase: MVNIGVLISGSGTNLQAIIDEIDRGRIKGRIKLVLSNRKDAYGLERARKAGIEALYIDKRAFNSEEEYNRKLIDELTKKEVELVVLAGYLKILSEEFIERYRGRIINIHPSLIPSFCGKGCYGDKVHQMVLDSGVKITGATVHFVDEGTDTGPIVLQRAVEVKDDDTVESLKERVLKVEHELLPEAIRLFCENRLIIEGKKVRIKWE, encoded by the coding sequence ATGGTGAATATAGGCGTATTGATATCGGGTAGTGGAACCAATCTCCAAGCCATCATAGATGAAATAGATAGAGGTAGAATAAAGGGAAGAATAAAGTTAGTCCTATCCAATAGGAAAGATGCCTATGGACTAGAGCGGGCACGAAAAGCTGGAATTGAAGCCCTATATATTGATAAAAGAGCATTTAATTCGGAGGAAGAGTACAATAGAAAACTTATCGATGAACTAACCAAAAAGGAAGTGGAGTTAGTAGTTCTTGCTGGATATTTAAAAATATTGTCTGAAGAATTCATAGAAAGGTATAGGGGAAGGATAATAAATATTCACCCATCGTTAATACCTAGTTTCTGTGGAAAAGGATGTTATGGAGATAAAGTTCACCAAATGGTGTTGGACAGTGGAGTGAAGATTACTGGGGCTACAGTACATTTTGTAGACGAGGGAACGGATACAGGCCCTATTGTCCTTCAAAGAGCTGTGGAAGTGAAGGATGACGATACGGTAGAAAGCTTGAAAGAAAGAGTATTGAAAGTAGAACATGAATTATTACCAGAAGCTATAAGGCTATTCTGCGAAAATAGGCTTATTATTGAAGGAAAAAAGGTTAGAATTAAATGGGAGTGA
- the purM gene encoding phosphoribosylformylglycinamidine cyclo-ligase, whose protein sequence is MKFTYKDAGVDKEAGYKQVQLIKNIIKKTHRPGVLSSIGGFSGLFELDIKSYKEPVLVSGTDGVGTKLKIAFMMDKHDTIGEDCVAMCVNDILCQGAKPLFFLDYIATGKLIPEKMAKIVEGIANGCVKGELALIGGETAEMPGFYKEYEYDLAGFCVGVVDKEKIIDGSKIEKGDLIIGLPSSGIHSNGYSLVRKIVFEKMGFKVDEYIPELNTTLGEELLKPTRIYTKTVLPLIEKYHIKGIVHITGGGFYENIPRVLPDGLTASIDTLKIDTPVIFDLLAKWGNISIEEMYSTFNMGIGMMLIVGEDEVDKIIAQLKDMEEELVLLGEIKGERRRFHYGEYRRIDIG, encoded by the coding sequence ATGAAATTTACTTATAAAGATGCAGGCGTAGACAAAGAAGCCGGTTATAAGCAGGTTCAGCTTATTAAGAATATTATAAAGAAAACACATAGACCAGGGGTCTTATCTAGCATTGGTGGGTTTTCGGGGCTTTTTGAGTTGGATATAAAATCCTATAAAGAACCTGTTTTGGTTTCTGGTACCGATGGCGTTGGTACCAAATTGAAAATTGCTTTTATGATGGATAAGCATGATACCATAGGGGAAGATTGTGTTGCCATGTGCGTAAACGATATATTATGTCAAGGAGCAAAGCCTTTATTTTTCTTAGATTATATTGCTACAGGGAAATTGATCCCAGAAAAGATGGCCAAAATAGTAGAGGGAATTGCAAATGGCTGTGTAAAGGGAGAATTAGCTTTAATTGGTGGAGAAACAGCTGAAATGCCAGGCTTTTATAAGGAATACGAATATGATTTGGCAGGCTTTTGCGTAGGTGTGGTAGATAAGGAAAAAATAATAGATGGTTCCAAAATAGAGAAAGGAGATCTTATAATAGGTCTTCCTTCCAGCGGAATCCACAGTAATGGCTACTCACTAGTTAGAAAGATAGTATTTGAAAAGATGGGTTTTAAAGTAGATGAATATATACCCGAGTTAAATACTACTTTAGGAGAAGAACTATTAAAACCTACTAGAATATATACTAAGACGGTACTCCCTTTAATAGAGAAATACCACATTAAAGGTATAGTCCATATAACTGGTGGCGGATTCTATGAGAATATTCCAAGGGTTCTTCCTGATGGGTTGACCGCCAGCATAGACACTTTAAAGATAGACACTCCGGTGATATTCGACTTGTTGGCTAAGTGGGGAAATATTAGTATAGAAGAGATGTATTCCACCTTTAATATGGGAATTGGAATGATGCTTATAGTAGGTGAAGATGAAGTAGACAAGATTATTGCACAATTAAAAGATATGGAAGAAGAATTAGTTCTATTAGGAGAAATAAAAGGGGAGAGGAGAAGGTTTCACTATGGTGAATATAGGCGTATTGATATCGGGTAG